In Styela clava chromosome 6, kaStyClav1.hap1.2, whole genome shotgun sequence, the genomic window TTTTGCGAAGATTGTGTGAAAACTAATACTATACgtaatcatattttaatttcataaactCTAAAGTTGCTCTTGTTCGGGCACCCTTGTTTCCAAAATCTAATGAGGATTCAGCGCCGCAATAACAACAAGTGTGTACTTGGACGTCCAAATTTATGCAAATAAAGAATCGGATTTGTTATATTCCAAAATCGTTGTGGTTTGGAAGATATTTAGGTCATATTTCCGCTATCAAACAGAATATCATTGAAAAAAACGGGTGAAAATAAAAATCGCCTTATGTGACATAGTTTGGCCAGGTCATGGTttgtaaaaattataaacatGTGACGTGGCTTAATCACAAATTGAACGACGTACATTGTTGATTTAACAATAGTAAGTGTTGTCTTTACATGTCCTCGATGCACATTCCTGGCGTTACCCTGATGTTATCAATTGCTACATCCCCCCGAAATGTTGTTCCCCTTGTGGCAACGATTTCAAtctgaaattattaaaattcaaaatatgtcaGAAATTGGGATTATGATTAGTAAAATTCATATATAATTATTCCTCTATTTGATTTTTTAGTTGTATTTAGATCAGTATTTTTAAGTTTTGTCTTcctatattatttataaaataagcaTTATATGGTATGATGTCCAAAAAAAGATCTTACCATAGATTCCCCTGGCATATCCACTGTTTCAACCATTTCCTGCCATCCCATATGAGAAAATCCGTTAGAATTTACAGTTTCGCTGTTCACAAGCAGTGCGATGGTTGTTTTGGGATCGACCATCATGTGGCACGCGAAACGAATACAAAAGCAACCACGCAAGCCTTTGGGTCCTTTCAGAATCGCTTTGTGTCCATACTTTGCTGGTCTGCTCCCTTCCATGTAGAGATAATTCTCTGTTAACgatgtaaaaataatttgagtGCATAAGACAACTTGGATGCCGAACTTAGGTAAATTTACGACACCGTAAATTGATAACAATGTTAAATGACTTGGGAATATCTTGGGAGAGTTAAGACCAACACAAAAGAGCAGCGCTTCCATTGAGAAAATGAGGGGACGtaatataatgaaaatatgaagttCTGGgctaaataataaaacaaacaggATATTTTAAATCGTTAAGTTTGAAATCATTTCTGTTTAACTTACGTCCATCAAATGCCCAATCCGGGCCGGTATTTGGTGAAGGTGTTTTCCCCATATTGGGCAGCCACATCAGGTCGCCGCTTGTATTATTCCGCCAAGCTCCAAAATCATGTCTTTCAAATGAGGTTGTGGCacctgaaaaaataattttttgatgaaaagTTTTGATCTTAGTAAAACATGTCCAAGTAACATAGGATATCCAAGCCCTAAAGGCTATGAGGATATTTAAGAAAATAGCGTTAATAACGTTGTGGCCCACTTTTGTTGCCCAAGATATGTTGTAgcccattaactttctcatacaatgaaaaaactacaaaaataaacaataaaaaatatctttttataaAGTAGATTCCTTCACTTTATTGATAATTACCAGTTAGTAGCAAAAACAGCATCAtgattcattgctactacaatcaactcttaactaatttatcaataactctagTAAACTTTAACGAGTTTACGACCCAACTGAAATTGTTTCTGGTGCCCAATCGTTGGCTATGGCTGGTTGTGAACCGGTGGGCTACACAGTACACACCCTCTCATTCGGTGTGAGGGTTTGTATTATGGTTTTAATCTGTATGTGTTTATATGGAGAGGGAAAATAAGCATATTAATGGTTATTTTTAGCACGGCGCTTGTTGAAAAATCAAATCGTAAAGTAATActttaaaatatagaaatgcTTACAATCTAGCAGACGTTGATCTTTTTTAGAATTAATATACTCATTCTAATTGCAACTTACATTCACAGTTTATATAACTCAAAATACAATTTCAAATAGTATACCTCTTCAATTTTCTTATTCATATACTTGGAAATTCTTGCATAGAATTACGTATGGAAAATATAAACAACATCTTACCCATAGGTATATCAAACATTGGATTCTTGCATTTTTTCAAAGCGTTTAATCCGAGTGGCTTTAGATGCCTCGGCCTTCCTTCGGGCGAGGGTTTATTTACACCATCATATTTGTTAGTTTTGTCTTGTTCTGTGTTTGCCTTTGCTTCCGTATCTGATTTCATTTTGTCCATATCTGGTTCGGGCCTTGAGTCAGAATCCACATATTCATGTGATTTCATCATATCGCTATTGTTTTCATAATCTTTTTGCATTTTGTCCTCTGGTTCTGGTTCTGGATCAGTTTTCATACCTCCATCTACTTTAGACATGCCTGGATACTTTTTATCATCTTTGTCTTCGGGCTCCGCAGTAATCGCGGGCTCAGGTTTTGATTTCTCGTGAGGCTTTGTATCAGGTTTCGATTTTTCAATATCGCCGTGCTCTTTCCAAACTTCGCCTGCCGGTTCAGGATCTTTCtttggttttatttttgtgtCTGGTTCAGGTTCAGGGCCGCCGGTGTGTTTATTGTCGCCTCCTTTATATATGTCTTCCGATTCTGGAGCCGGATTTTctggtatttttaattttgtatttttttctggCTCTGGTTCTGGTTTTGATTTTTCTTTCATCTCGCtgtctttatttttgttttcagaaataTGTTTTGACTTGTCTTTCTTGTCATAATTATTGTCATGATCATTCCAGGCCTCGCCTACCGGTTTTTGCTCACCCTCCGGTTTTGGCTCACCCTCCGGTATTGCGTCACCTCTCGGTTTTGTATCCACGTCGTACGCATCACCTAGCAACCAATCATCGTCTTCAAATCCAAACAAAATTGGACCAGGAGTTGGTTCGCCTTCCGGAGTCATTTTAGCAAATGTTTGCATGCTGGGAATAAGTGAATCACTAATCAAAAGTTCTTCATCGTCATCGAGGAATAATAAACCAGTTGAAAGGATTGGTTTTTCAGGCTGTGGTTCTGGATTAGAGTTTTGAACATCTTCCAATATATATTCGTCGTCTCCAGACTTTGGCTGTGGTTTGGTTTTCGGTTTTGGTTCTACTTCAGGCTTCGGTTCACCTCCTACTTCTGGGACACTAACAGACTTGGATTGTTTTTCGGGTTCTGGCTTAGATTTGCCTTTTTTGTCATATCCGCCACCATCGTGTTCGGCCCAGTCCTCTCCTTTAGACTTGGGTTCTTCCTCTGGCTTTGGTTCGCCTTCCGAACTCGGAGCTACATTATACCAATCCCCAAGCAGccaatcatcatcatcatcatcatcatcatcatcattatCTAATCCAAAATTAGTATCTAAAGCAGGTTCCCCCGTATGTGTCATTTTTGCAAATGGTTGCATTTTTGGAATAAGTGATTCATCTCCAAAAAGAAGCCCTTCTTCTTCGTCATCGGGAAATAATAACCCCATTTCGGGAAGCATACTTTTTTCTGCTGTAGGATTTGTCATGGTTTTCTTCATTGTATATTCTTCATCTGTTTCATCCCAATTTTCACCTTTTGGTTTCGGCTCTCCTTCAggttcaacatttttttcataCCCATCTCCATCCAATAGCCATTCTCCATCGCTATCTTCAGGTTTGGGTTTTGAGGTAGGCTCTCCAGATGGTGTGCGTCCGGGAAACAAATTGAAACCTCCACCAAAAATTATGTCTTCGTCCTCACCAAAAAGAATACCATCAAATCCGGTACTTCGTTCAGAAGTTGGCATTTTTTCTGGTTTAGTTTCCTCCGGTTCTggcttgtttttattatatttatcagCATGTTCGCCTTCAGGTTTGGGCTCTCCTTCTGGTTTTGACTCCGGTTCtggtttgtttttattgtatttaccAGCATGTTCGCCTTCGGGTTTGGGCTCTCTTTCTGGATTGGACTCCGGCTCTGGCTTGTTCTTACGATATTTATCCGCATGTTCGCCTTCGGGTTTGGGTTCTCCTTCCGGTTTTGACTCCAGTTCTTGCTTATTCTTACGATATTTAGCATCATGTTCGCCTTCGGGTTTGGGCTCTCCTTCCGGTTTTGACTCTGGTTCTGGCTTGTTCTTACGATATTTATCAGCATGACCGCCTTCGGGTTTGGGCTCTCCTTCTGGATTGTAATCCGGTTCTGGCTTGTTCTTACGATATTTAGCTTCATGTTCGCCTTCGGGTTTGGGCTCTCCTTCTGGTTTTGACTCCGGTTCTGGcttgtttttattgtatttaccAGCATGTTCGCTTTCGGGTTTGGGCTCTCCTTCTGGATTGGACTCCGGTTCTGGcttgtttttattgtatttaccAGCATGTTCGCTTTCGGGTTTGGGCTCTCCTTCTGGATTGGACTCCGGTTCTGGcttgtttttattgtatttatcaGCATGTTCGCCTTCAGGTCTGGGCTCTCCTTCTGGATTGTAATCCGGTTCTGGCTTGTTCTTACGATATTCAGCCTCATGTTCGCCTTCGGGTTTGGGCTCTCCTTCTGGTTTTGACTCCGGTTCTGGcttgtttttattgtatttaccAGCATGTTCGCTTTCGGGTTTGGGCTCTCCTTCTGGATTGGACTCCGCTTCTGGcttgtttttattgtatttaccAGCATGTTCGCTTTCGGGTTTGGGCTCTCCTTCTGGATTGGACTCCGGTTCTGGcttgtttttattgtatttaccAGCATGTTCGCTTTCGGGTTTGGGCTCTCCTTCTGGATTGGACTCCGGTTCTGGcttgtttttattgtatttatcaGCATGTTCGCCTTCAGGTCTGGGCTCTCCTTCTGGATTGGACTCCGGCTCTGGCTTGTTCTTACGATATTTATCATCATGTTCGCCTTCGGGTTTAGGCTCTCCTTCCGGTTTTGACTTCTGTTCTGGcttgtttttattgtatttatcatCATGTTCGCTTTCGGGTGTAGGCTCTCCTCCCGGTTTTGACTCCGGTTCTGGcttgtttttattgtatttatcatCATGTTCGCCTTCGGGTTTCGGATCTCCTTCCTGTTTTGATTCCGGTTCTGGcttgtttttattgtatttaccATCATGTTCACCTTCGGGTTTTGGATCTCCTTTCGGTTTTGACTCCATTTTTGGCTTGTTTTCACGATATTTATCAGCCTGTTCGCCTTCGGGTTTGGGTTCTCCTACCGGTTTAAATTCAGGCGCTGGCTTGTGCTTCGATTCCGATAAATCTTCTTGTTTTGACATAGGAACCGGCTTTGAAGCCATGCATTTAAGGTTCATTGTGATTCCACGTTCAAAGATATTTGAGCTTTTGATTACTGTTGCGctgtaaaattgaatataacGCTGTAAATGGAATATCATCAGCATATTAACTCTGTTGAATATCATCGGCATATTAACTCTGTTTAGGTTTGGTGACTTTGTcacattatgtatttttctgACATCTTTTTAATATATGTTAAGTTTAATACCTAACTTTAAAACAGTGTAAATGAGAATAGTAAGACGTGAATACGTATACTGACAAATATTTAACACGGAGGACAATTCGGCGAATGCCGACGCctaaatattgttttctttttgCTCCAAGGTGCTTGGCCTATGAGTAGGACATAAGAGTTGAATGGAATTGCAATACCTTATTTTATAATTCTTATCCTCTTTGCAATTTGGGGCTTTCCATTTGAGCATGTCATTCTTGACAAACTTTTCTTCTGTATTTCTTTCCGTCATAGCACTATTCTGTGCTCCATCGCAGCCTCTCATCATGAACTTATTGGAAGGCATCCATTCGCCGACTGCTCGACCATTTTCCAAAACCTAAGGTGAAATTAGGCAATTGATTATTTCGATTATTTGACAGTATGGATGAACCATAACAGATATTTACCGATATGAAAAGTCCACGGAATTTTTCGGTCGGTTCCTTGCCGTCAACGAAGACTGAAAAAAGTGTGAAGAAAGTTAGAACGTAATGTAACATGCGATTCATAAGCATTGAATGCATTCTCCACATCTCTAATGCTCTCTTAAATTGAAGGGTGTCATTAaagtcttgaatttttttttaaaactgtagAGGGATATATCGAtaccataaaatattttgtccCTCTCACATGTgttaaatggaataaaaatacaTGAACCTCATTATGATATATTGATAACGGACTTCTTTACAAAATGGACTTTCAGTACACCCTGTATAGCAACGACAACTTTACATTTGTAAGCATTGCAACCCATTCACAAATACTCACATGTCATCATTTCTCCAGATCTAAACTCTGTTTTATCTGCTCCAACCATATACGTTCCAGACTCCAACAATATAGGTTCTTCATCAAAAATTGGCATTTTTGCAACGCAAGCAATAAAGTCGTTAACCCATGGATATGTTTGTTGTCCGCCAACAGAAACCGCTAAAGCTACAAGGGCAATAAATGCAGAAGCCTTTGTCATTATGGACCAGACTTCTCAATTTCAACTGTGAAAAATAATCGGTTACGCGTTATCAACAATTCTTTGCGTGAAATATTATGGTTATCAAGTTTAAAATAGAATAGATTGAGTCGATGTTTCATATCTTTAAAACATcacaatgtttttatttatggaTATAGCAAAGGGTTGAGAGATAATAACTTCCAGATGAACCAATATACTTTTGATTTTGTAAACTACTCAAGTCTCACAAGCCCAAAGCCCAGTTTTCAATCATCACAATTAGACACAAATTGCAATGGCTGTCATTATAGCTCATAACTAAATATTGATATTGAGTTGTCACATGATTTCAAGTCATGTCGTCTGGTCAGGTAAGTTAATTTTATTTGATGGATAATTACAATCTTGCCTGAAACTATCTTTTTGAAGGAGTTCTTTCACAGACATCACGTGCGATATAAGACGACTTGTGATTTTTTGACAACTGCACTAGACCCGAAACCATCTAGTCGAAGTCGAGAATTAGATTAGCTAATTTAAACATCGTTTATAATCTATTTCAGGAAGTAATTGCTGTTCCATATAAAGGGAAATTCTCGATTACCCATTACCCATTGAAATTTCGAAACTGACGTGCTTTTGAAAATAACGTAACACGACAACAAATTGCCATTGAGTGTGCACTGAGTTACACAAACGATTGGAATGGGGTTTAATTAACAGTGTTCTCTAATATATTGTGCAATTAtgtttatttatgaaaaaaactaGGCTGCTTGGTTCGATTTAGCCGTATTGCGGCGACGGATTTGGTGTCGGTCGATATCTTTCTGCTTTTAATTTGAGGTAGTCACCATTGTCTAATTCTTAAACTGCCTGAAGTATGAATTCACATCTATATCTAGAGCGCTCATATGTTGAGAGTAAATTAGAAAACTTAAACCAGTTCGAAAATCGCAGGCACTTTTGAAATCTGCATTAGCCTTGCTTTCAATTTTTGTAATGATACCAGCAGCTCTTATGTTACACACTCAACCACATGTTATGGGCTTTGTATTTCAAGACGTCGATGATGTTAACCAACGCCAAATCTTTATGTTTAAATGAACTCTATCTTATTTGCAGTAGATTACCAACAAGTATATGGATGTCcatgaaatattaaatcttttttaaattgaaagtgaaattaaagatatatacatatattgccTTGACCCTCACAattgtattaaatgaaataaatgtatttgaacaattactgattgaaatacAACAAACCTGATTAAGGTATATCGAGAACTGTcttcataacaaaattcaaattgtaaagggactttatgtaCACCCTGTATATTATCTACACATATGGCTCTGAGCATGTTCTCTCTATATGTTCTATCACTCGTTACCGCTAGCAGCAACACCAGGCTTAATAGCTAAGTCAAACGTTAACATTGCTTATAAGAATTTACTCTACCAATGCTGCGGGCTAAATTTATCGAATTTATcaacagcaaaaaaaaatttcatcgcGCTTAAAAAAATGTAGACGAGTGTCTCGAATTACCGCTGTGAAGGTTATGCCTCTATATTATCGAGTTAAATGTCTCTGTGTTATTAAAGTATTCAAAAGCATTATGAGAATATCGTTGTTCAATAAAAAGcgctgaatgaaaaaaaaatgaaagcgttcaaatgttaattttattcaacataCGTTTTATCTAAACGCGAATGCATGGACAcgttttttcataattatactCTCTCCAtgctaaaataaaattctgattAGCACATGAATATGCATGAACATTTATTTATCCATGCCTAGCGATAACAAATTAGGGTTTTGAATGGATTTGACAAAATTAAAGCCATACATATATCCGAAATCAAATCAATGCACTACGGATCAATTTATAGATAGATAACCAgagaattatatttatttctaaaatttttgtaTCTGCTTGGTCTAAACTAGTGCGAGAACACATGTTTGATGAAAATACTTGAATGGACGGTTATAATAAAGTATCTAAGACAAAACGTACAATATATGCCGGCAAACAAATCAGACAAACGGGGACGTTTCTCTTTATTTTTTACGGCATTCtgtgttaaaaataaaactacCTCGTCAAGCCTTTGCTCGCTTCACCGTATACAACTAGGCTGTAACGGGAATATAAATATGAAGCAACCCAAATCATAAAATAAGATTTATACCAAATTCCTTTCATGTTTTTCTATCTTTCGGTACTTTTGCCATGGAATGCTGTAAAGATACGCCTTGAGGTACTTTGCAGTGCACTGACTTCTTCACATTATAATGAGATGTTATTGAATTTAGTGCTGCATACGTAATTGGAATTGATCTTATCGGCGCAAGCTGTTATAAAAACTAATTACATGACCAATACGTCGATCGATGAACTGAATTATGTAAACCAGGAAATACAATTAACCGCATGCACGAAGTTCAAtgttattttgttgttaaaCTTCCATGTAGTGTTAAACAGGGGAGTGTCACACTTGTCTGCTGCCAGGGTCGAGTTTCTGATGCAATCCAATTCTAGATTTTAAAACCAAGATTTATGTGCCGGATAATTGAAGGCCCAGCCTGATTAGTTTAGAATACAATTAGATGCGTTTTAAACTTTCCTGCCGCCGgagcgagtttctgataatgatgccatAACTagcttcaaaaataattatgcgtataaacaaattatagatattTTCAGCATGAGGATTAATAAATAAAGGTAAAATATGATCTCAATGTTTGTATCGTTCTTATCATTTATGTCATCAAACTAAACAATGAACTCACTCGTATAACGTTCCACCCGGCGTGGCTACCCTATGGCCCCTTCTTGACGCGCCCTAGGAGTTCAACCAACGTTATTTTAAAGATCAAACTAGAATCTGATTAGGCGCTGACAACCTTTACTTTGGCATCAATTCGTGCTAACAAAGTggtgatttttcaatttctgtCAATGCGACATTTTTGATATTACGAAGAATCTCTTAAAATATCTTCCAAGTGTAAAAGTCTATATGGTGTTTAGTCAAGTGCTAATTTAGGTGACTAGTTTTTTTAGAAAACAATTTGGGTCTTCAAAAATGTGACTCGAGTTTAGGAAACGAGAATCTTAAACACTGATGTATAATGACATTAGAACCAGGGATGATTCCCGCAATTAATTTTAATCCTTTTACGATCTTGTTAAAGCGTTAATTCTCGGGAATAATTTCTGCATTCATTCATATCCAGACTTGGTTTATGTTATGTTTATTACAACCATAACTAACCAGTTTTGCTGTCGAAATCGGGTGGGATACGCACAACTAACATCCAATCTCCACTCTCCTATGCTATGGCCTTTCATCCTGATGTACATCAACACATATGCATTAACATACTGTTTCGTCGTACCTTGTTACCAGACCGTAAGTACAGTGACAGTAAAAGTTGTTTTAAGTCAGGCGGCATGACCAAGTAAAGTGTGAATttctagaaaaaataaattgcgAACTGAAGCTTCATTCTGTGTGTTTGGTACAACGctgactttgcttacaatt contains:
- the LOC120330824 gene encoding uncharacterized protein LOC120330824 — its product is MTKASAFIALVALAVSVGGQQTYPWVNDFIACVAKMPIFDEEPILLESGTYMVGADKTEFRSGEMMTFFVDGKEPTEKFRGLFISVLENGRAVGEWMPSNKFMMRGCDGAQNSAMTERNTEEKFVKNDMLKWKAPNCKEDKNYKISATVIKSSNIFERGITMNLKCMASKPVPMSKQEDLSESKHKPAPEFKPVGEPKPEGEQADKYRENKPKMESKPKGDPKPEGEHDGKYNKNKPEPESKQEGDPKPEGEHDDKYNKNKPEPESKPGGEPTPESEHDDKYNKNKPEQKSKPEGEPKPEGEHDDKYRKNKPEPESNPEGEPRPEGEHADKYNKNKPEPESNPEGEPKPESEHAGKYNKNKPEPESNPEGEPKPESEHAGKYNKNKPEAESNPEGEPKPESEHAGKYNKNKPEPESKPEGEPKPEGEHEAEYRKNKPEPDYNPEGEPRPEGEHADKYNKNKPEPESNPEGEPKPESEHAGKYNKNKPEPESNPEGEPKPESEHAGKYNKNKPEPESKPEGEPKPEGEHEAKYRKNKPEPDYNPEGEPKPEGGHADKYRKNKPEPESKPEGEPKPEGEHDAKYRKNKQELESKPEGEPKPEGEHADKYRKNKPEPESNPEREPKPEGEHAGKYNKNKPEPESKPEGEPKPEGEHADKYNKNKPEPEETKPEKMPTSERSTGFDGILFGEDEDIIFGGGFNLFPGRTPSGEPTSKPKPEDSDGEWLLDGDGYEKNVEPEGEPKPKGENWDETDEEYTMKKTMTNPTAEKSMLPEMGLLFPDDEEEGLLFGDESLIPKMQPFAKMTHTGEPALDTNFGLDNDDDDDDDDDDWLLGDWYNVAPSSEGEPKPEEEPKSKGEDWAEHDGGGYDKKGKSKPEPEKQSKSVSVPEVGGEPKPEVEPKPKTKPQPKSGDDEYILEDVQNSNPEPQPEKPILSTGLLFLDDDEELLISDSLIPSMQTFAKMTPEGEPTPGPILFGFEDDDWLLGDAYDVDTKPRGDAIPEGEPKPEGEQKPVGEAWNDHDNNYDKKDKSKHISENKNKDSEMKEKSKPEPEPEKNTKLKIPENPAPESEDIYKGGDNKHTGGPEPEPDTKIKPKKDPEPAGEVWKEHGDIEKSKPDTKPHEKSKPEPAITAEPEDKDDKKYPGMSKVDGGMKTDPEPEPEDKMQKDYENNSDMMKSHEYVDSDSRPEPDMDKMKSDTEAKANTEQDKTNKYDGVNKPSPEGRPRHLKPLGLNALKKCKNPMFDIPMGATTSFERHDFGAWRNNTSGDLMWLPNMGKTPSPNTGPDWAFDGQNYLYMEGSRPAKYGHKAILKGPKGLRGCFCIRFACHMMVDPKTTIALLVNSETVNSNGFSHMGWQEMVETVDMPGESMIEIVATRGTTFRGDVAIDNIRVTPGMCIEDM